The following DNA comes from Tachypleus tridentatus isolate NWPU-2018 chromosome 9, ASM421037v1, whole genome shotgun sequence.
AAgtgtgtattaaatatatatatatatatatatatataggagaaAAAATACAATCCCACTAAGTATTTTGTTTGGCTCAAACAGCCACAACCTGATTATCTGCTTTTACAGGTAGTTTACCATAAACTGAGACTTCATATCACTGCGTACTGTAAGCGTAAccacagtatataaacaatttaacaaaataacgGAAAACACTTTTCATTTTAGAGTGTTCATTCAGTATAACTGACAAACAATTCAGTGAATACAAATAATTcgaaaacattttaagttttgtttttctcaatatGATATATGTTAtaagagtttattttaaatttaactgttttacTTTCAGCTTTAACGTGCTACACGTGCTCAAACAAGACGAGAAACCATGACTGCAATAGATATGCTGTCGATAGGCCTTGTTCTCAAGGTAAAGTGCATTATAAATATAtgatgttttgaatttttataactttttaatataaatactgaGAACAActcttttttaaagaaaacaatgtcatACTTTGATTTCTCGGGAAAAATAGTTCAATTAAAATGATGTTGCAGAAACTGACACGAAGTTTTAAGATTTGCAGATAAGAAGTTTATCGtcattttattaacatgttaaaccTAATTATGAACAAGTAAAACCTAAGATAAGGTGTACATTTGTTGGTATAAGTGTATTTTTCATCCCAGCTTACATTCTACAGAGATTGAGTACttcatatcaaaacacatttaGAATCTTACTAAGTCGCTAAAATCCATGTCGTTACGTCCGGTTATGCTCTAGTTTACCACAGTCTATCTTAATAATAGTCCTATAGTGTAGTTTTTATTGCCAAAAGCTCCAGAACCAGGCCATTTTGTATCCAAAGTGCACCACTTCTCCCTACTGATTTGCCTTCTATGTTAGAAGACGACGTTTGTGTACACGTAACTTATGTCGCTTTTCCAGAGgaagatccttcttgattatgttactTAATGTTGCCTAAAGCACGGTGAAGTCTTTTCACTAGCTTTTGTGTTCGCGTACATTCAATTGTCACAAGACGCAACTCTTGCTTACCACAGCAGGGGTACAACATTATTGTAGGCCTGATTCAGGATGATCCTGAGACCCgaagttgatccatattcttttgtttcacagtgtTACAAAGTACAAGGGTAATTTCCATCTTGAAAACTCTAAATGTTTGATCTTAACACATCTTTATGACATAGGTATATCAATATTTTCTTCCGAAAAGGCTGTGACATACCTTCTATCACACTTCCTATGTAATGCTAAACAGTActaaaatttaattcaaatacaTGCCGTTCTGTTGAGGCTTAAATCAGCTGTTGATGTCAAATGacttattaatttacattttcaatATCGGTTtgatataacgtactcaactctGTTTGTGAACAAGTTCTGTTGCATTTTCTCAGATAgttataaaaaaaccaaaacttaatCATTACTTATGTTACCACTTTTAAAcgcattttgtattgtttttttaaatcatagaTCAAAGTTTTTGTTACACTAAACATGTCATGGATGAATATGGAGAGACAGCTCTAGTGGTTAAAAGTTGTGCTACCAGTAGGGAATGCAATCTCAAAACTGTTGGATGCTATTTTTCAACAAATAGTCCAATTAAAAGGGTAAAATGTGCTACGTTTATAAAATCcaattttagaagtaaaatataattgataTAGCTATATTAGACcgaacaaatattaaaatcactTTTGGACATAGATGTTGTTTTTCTCCACACATTCCATAAGTTCTGTATCCAATAATAAACTTACTAGTCAGTGATTTATTGTAGAATATAATGATATGTTGTGTTCAAACTTCTCTGCTTAAGAATTATTAATGATGTAACCAAGAGGAACattgtgtaaaatgtttgtagtcgaacatgatttattttatatctgttagGTCTAGTTAGCAATGTGAATTATATAAggattcttgtttatttttaaatacttgtaCTAACTATAAACGTTTTGCTTGGTTTTACTCTAAACTAGCAAAAgccttagtttttttttttaaacagtctGTCAGATATTACGAAAAGACTAAGATAATGTCATCTTCCGAAAATATGTTATCTTTTGGTAATTACCACAAATTTTCACTTTCAGTGTCATCTCACGAAAAAATGTGTGGTTCTTTAGTGTAACAcacttacataaaacaaaaatccatTTTTTTATCTCATAACATTTCACATTAGGGTATCAATTCTAGAAAACTGTTTAGCGCtcgttttacaaattattttttaagcacctatttgtttgtttctttaatttgcttatttataaagataatctAACATAAATGGTTTAAATTTCTATAAAGTTATCCAAAGCTGAGAAAACAAATggtttattagtttgtaaaatcAATTTATTGCTTCCATAGTTTACTTCTGTTAGTTGTAAGTAATATAGCGgttattaaacaaagttttacatGGGTATAACGTGCCTTTCTCACCATTAGAACTGTGTATCTTGTTGTGACGTTTCATACTGCAATCGGGAGATTCCCACGAATGAAACCAACGCCATCTTGCAAATGGAGCGACAAGACTTTAACAGTGGATTCAGAACTGTGTTTTATTGGGCATTTTGGTTTATACCCTTAATGACTCGCATAAGtttaagaaatcaataaaaaGAAGTATCAAGAGAACTGCAAAAGAACTCTCAGTGTTTACAGTCTTGTATTTCATaagttgtttagtttttgttcataggtaaagaaaaaaagtcgaataaactttttaatttgattgtaattttatataattaaaaaccttTCACGTTTTACTAACTGGTGATTGCAATTAAGGTTTGGTTGCTTTTACACTAAAGTTTTGTTAAGACATCGAAAAATATACAGAGTAACTTCATATATTTTGGAAACACACGTTTATGATTACAACTTGAAACACgttctttcttgtttttaaaaagaaaggaCTTGTTTTAAAGTCATTTCTATCTGTGCTTCGAAAATTTTCTAATCCGTAAATAGATTTTTTGCAAGTAACGATTCCATTATGTGAAGTGATAACCGATAGATAGCAGCACATACCATACTCTCCAAATGTAGTAGTTATTTATATAGTATCTTTTAAACAGttagttgtaaaaataaatgcaAGTTAATTGTCattgtataaagtattgtttttaatttaatttttagttttgcactATCTTTGAAATATTAAGAAATCCTTCAGTTTCAACTCTCTctcttcaatatatatatatattgaatctTAAGAGTGAATTTTCACATATAATTTTAAGCTAACTCATAATATTCCCTTTAAATTAACATCAACTTAAAACTTTAACAGTTGAGTGAAACTACTACTAACAACTAAACTTAATGATTTCTATTTATCAAAGTATGTTGAATTTGCATTTATACTTCCATATCTCCTAATAGATGGCGCtatgtatatgtttttttcaacTGTTGCTTCAGGCTCAATTAAAGAGTACAGACTAGTCTGTTATTGTCTGACGACTTAATTATACTGTCATTATTCTTTAgaactaaaacaattttaataatcagcatttaaaaaatagagaaaaacatatttaaaagtttaatattaatagagataaaataaataattccttCATTTAAAATTTCAGAACAATAAGATTTAAagcttatatgcaaaaacggctcgtttgggttgagaaaacgagccgtttttgcatataaatttctcaacaagtgggtttctcgacatcactgattaagatTTAAAGCTGTTTTCGATACTAATTTCTCTTTTGTAACTGAATGatggtaaaattaaaatcaaatagcaaaagaaaaagaagataatttcacaaataattttaattatatgttagaCAAAAAGATGTAACCATATAATCGGTTAATCCTATTTTACAACAACGCCATTCTAGAACATACACTGCTCCTGTTACTACCTTGTTCTTCGTTGGTACTGTTCATTCTGATGGTCATCATTCTtgacaaaacaattttaattgtaGCTTCTTCCAAGAATGACGATAAAAAACTAAGATTACATACCTTGGTAAATTTTCTCAAGAATAACTACTGCAAATAAGGAAGCCAATGTATAAAAGTCGTCACAGGAGACTTAACATTATATAGTCGAGTGAAATTATTGTTGTTCCAGTTTTTGTGGAGGTCatcttttttcttaaaacattcatTCATTTGCTGGTTTGAAGTTTGTAAAGGTTTGAGTTTGGAATCTCTGGCAACTTGAAATCCTTATTTATTCTCTTATTACCACTAGCAAGAAATGCACTCAGATCAATAAATTTTTGGGTCATAAGAATTTATTTCGTTGTAACTGACGATGTTGCTCTAGTTCGGTTTGGGGTATGACTTCAAGTATCCTTTCTGCTGTAGAGTGTTGAGGGgtctcttaatttttttattgtcttttggTGTCATACTGTTTGACAATATCATTGTTTAAATATCCTTTCTAGGAAGGCCTACACCATATATTATTCTTGACATAGATTTTCTATGGTGACATTACTAGAGAACATAGTTAAATACGATCATCTCCGAAATCAGTGGTACTGTCCAAAGTTCCCACAGTTATTCCAACCCCAATGAAATATATAACTGTACTGAATATGAATCATTTTGAATATGGAAAACGCAAATTTACCCAATATTTACAGGTCTATCTTTGTTCAGTTTTGTGTTAGTGTTGTAGTTTTGTATTACAGATTAATATCCCTAATGGCAACTCTGTGACAAGATTACTCATTTTATTATATCAGGATACTATATATTCTAGTTAAGCTTTACAAATAGAAAACTTCCTTGATGCAGGAACTATATTAATAAAAGGATGTTGAGCCCAATATACatcttttctctttctttgtatatgttttaaaacatccgactaacatgtataaaaatatttcatgtaatttcATGTAAAATCTATActtgttttaacagaaatatatcagtaaaaacaaagtaatattagaAAATTTAATGAATGACTCTACTATTAGGGCGTAATTGCAATATTTATGAATGTCAGTAGAATCACAGAAGATAGACCTGCTCGGGCCCATGGGGCACAGTCCAGTTAATAATTTTTCAACTCGGGGGTCGAAGATCTTAAAAAATTCTAAttggttaaaattaaaaactaaagttttagttTGTGAATTATTGTGCATGAAAACGTATTTTTACCAATGGCAGGAAAGGTCGTTTTGAAAGTGCCAGAATCAGTCAGCATTTGCAGTTATTCCAACTTTAGAAAAATTTAGGTGGTGAATACATGAGAATAAAAGAAACAGGTCCTCCAACGCCTTACAACAATATACCTGAGTATGTATTGTGGGTGCATATGTCATCATAGTGGTCGATACGATACGTATCTGGATACAAAAGTTTTATCAacggtttgttacaaagtttgacagacttgtctgtaatttattatctacatCACTAACATTGTCTTATATAAGTACTTCACATTTTACAGTGCTTTTTAAAATTCTCAGGTTTGACTAACTAAACGgcaagagaagtaaaataaaacagttaatatctgtctgtttattttgttactgttaatttgttgtgttactttgcaCGTAATgaatttgataaaagaaataaaaaacatgtagcactcaatatttatctttctttattgaatcattaatttgtagcaaaaatattttattaggaaTTCTGATATTTTTCATGTAgaaaagacttataatgtttaatGAATGCTTGCAAAATTTTGTAAGGCTACATAAgtcttattatattataacttatctAACGATGTATCGATACAATCGTATCACAGCTTCACGGTGCGATACACATATCGTATCGCTGTAGTGTCACACCTTTAGCATATATACGTTTTATGTGATATTAATCGGTCCTGGCC
Coding sequences within:
- the LOC143227146 gene encoding ly6/PLAUR domain-containing protein 6B-like, with amino-acid sequence MLKSILFFWWFTFLTALVYYTGSVSQALTCYTCSNKTRNHDCNRYAVDRPCSQDQSFCYTKHVMDEYGETALVVKSCATSRECNLKTVGCYFSTNSPIKRNCVSCCDVSYCNREIPTNETNAILQMERQDFNSGFRTVFYWAFWFIPLMTRISLRNQ